The following proteins are co-located in the Perca fluviatilis chromosome 22, GENO_Pfluv_1.0, whole genome shotgun sequence genome:
- the LOC120552596 gene encoding uncharacterized protein C18orf63 isoform X1, producing the protein MMSGGVQQQQLYFLGLPDLKKLCCVTMALPEDQELRSRQIKTCRELILLYSDIVASPALDSLSEITVVMAMSYFQKGIVQMFAQRRSLQLSSSQCVFPGVLQYCVSFSLITRLAPSWNKAGLYLIAGSIYKCYRHWQS; encoded by the exons AT gatgAGTGGAGgagtccagcagcagcagttgtaTTTCCTGGGCCTCCCAGACCTGAAGAAGCTGTGCTGTGTGACTATGGCCCTGCCAGAGGACCAGGAGCTGAGGAGCAGACAGATCAAGACCTGCAG AGAGCTGATTTTGCTGTACTCTGATATTGTGGCCTCTCCAGCTCTGGACTCCTTGAGTGAAATCACAGTGGTCATGGcc ATGTCGTATTTCCAGAAAGGCATCGTTCAGATGTTTGCCCAGAGACGCAGTCTGCAG cTGAGCTcctctcagtgtgtgtttccAGGTGTCCTCCAGTATTGTGTGTCCTTCTCTCTGATCACCAGACTGGCTCCCAGCTGGAACAAAGCAGGACTCTACCTCATCGCTG GCAGTATATACAAATGCTACAGGCACTGGCAGTCCTAA
- the LOC120552596 gene encoding uncharacterized protein C18orf63 isoform X4 has product MMSGGVQQQQLYFLGLPDLKKLCCVTMALPEDQELRSRQIKTCRELILLYSDIVASPALDSLSEITVVMAMSYFQKGIVQMFAQRRSLQVTCWGLKSIQKVLNLIFKKNSK; this is encoded by the exons AT gatgAGTGGAGgagtccagcagcagcagttgtaTTTCCTGGGCCTCCCAGACCTGAAGAAGCTGTGCTGTGTGACTATGGCCCTGCCAGAGGACCAGGAGCTGAGGAGCAGACAGATCAAGACCTGCAG AGAGCTGATTTTGCTGTACTCTGATATTGTGGCCTCTCCAGCTCTGGACTCCTTGAGTGAAATCACAGTGGTCATGGcc ATGTCGTATTTCCAGAAAGGCATCGTTCAGATGTTTGCCCAGAGACGCAGTCTGCAG GTTACCTGTTGGGGTCTTAAAAGTATTCAAAAAGTCTTGAATTTAATAttcaaaaaaaattcaaaataa
- the LOC120552596 gene encoding uncharacterized protein C18orf63 isoform X2 gives MSGGVQQQQLYFLGLPDLKKLCCVTMALPEDQELRSRQIKTCRELILLYSDIVASPALDSLSEITVVMAMSYFQKGIVQMFAQRRSLQLSSSQCVFPGVLQYCVSFSLITRLAPSWNKAGLYLIAGSIYKCYRHWQS, from the exons atgAGTGGAGgagtccagcagcagcagttgtaTTTCCTGGGCCTCCCAGACCTGAAGAAGCTGTGCTGTGTGACTATGGCCCTGCCAGAGGACCAGGAGCTGAGGAGCAGACAGATCAAGACCTGCAG AGAGCTGATTTTGCTGTACTCTGATATTGTGGCCTCTCCAGCTCTGGACTCCTTGAGTGAAATCACAGTGGTCATGGcc ATGTCGTATTTCCAGAAAGGCATCGTTCAGATGTTTGCCCAGAGACGCAGTCTGCAG cTGAGCTcctctcagtgtgtgtttccAGGTGTCCTCCAGTATTGTGTGTCCTTCTCTCTGATCACCAGACTGGCTCCCAGCTGGAACAAAGCAGGACTCTACCTCATCGCTG GCAGTATATACAAATGCTACAGGCACTGGCAGTCCTAA
- the LOC120552596 gene encoding uncharacterized protein C18orf63 isoform X3 produces the protein MMSGGVQQQQLYFLGLPDLKKLCCVTMALPEDQELRSRQIKTCRELILLYSDIVASPALDSLSEITVVMAMSYFQKGIVQMFAQRRSLQLSSSQCVFPGVLQYCVSFSLITRLAPSWNKAGLYLIAG, from the exons AT gatgAGTGGAGgagtccagcagcagcagttgtaTTTCCTGGGCCTCCCAGACCTGAAGAAGCTGTGCTGTGTGACTATGGCCCTGCCAGAGGACCAGGAGCTGAGGAGCAGACAGATCAAGACCTGCAG AGAGCTGATTTTGCTGTACTCTGATATTGTGGCCTCTCCAGCTCTGGACTCCTTGAGTGAAATCACAGTGGTCATGGcc ATGTCGTATTTCCAGAAAGGCATCGTTCAGATGTTTGCCCAGAGACGCAGTCTGCAG cTGAGCTcctctcagtgtgtgtttccAGGTGTCCTCCAGTATTGTGTGTCCTTCTCTCTGATCACCAGACTGGCTCCCAGCTGGAACAAAGCAGGACTCTACCTCATCGCTG GATAG
- the LOC120552594 gene encoding cytochrome b5: MGEKEAKCADGVKYYRLSEIEEQNNFKSTWIIIHNKVYDVTKFLEEHPGGEEVLREQAGGDATESFEDVGHSSDAREMAQGMVIGELHPDDRDKIATHEETPVTTLKDEPSWWTNWLIPALAAVIVTVMYRMYSAESDA, translated from the exons ATGGGTGAAAAGGAGGCAAAATGCGCCGATGGAGTCAAATACTACAGACTGTCCGAGATCGAGGAGCAGAACAATTTCAAATCAACGTGGATCATCATCCACAACAAGGTCTACGATGTGACCAAGTTTCTGGAAGAG CACCCCGGAGGGGAGGAGGTCCTGAGGGAGCAGGCGGGCGGAGACGCCACCGAGAGCTTCGAGGACGTGGGACACTCGAGCGACGCCAGAGAGATGGCGCAGGGCATGGTGATCGGAGAGCTGCACCCG GACGACAGAGACAAGATTGCCACACATGAG GAAACACCGGTGACCACTTTGAAGGACGAgcccag CTGGTGGACCAACTGGCTGATTCCCGCTCTAGCCGCGGTCATCGTCACGGTGATGTACCGCATGTACTCCGCAGAGAGCGACGCGTGA